The sequence CCGTCGGACTCAGGGTTGGTTCAGCAGTCTGCTGGTAGGCGGTCACGCCTGCCAGACCCAACACGCCAATAGCCAGCACTGCTGCCACGAAACGTTTCATCGTCGTCATCTTTCACCTCCTGCCATTAACTCTACGGACTTCTCGAACGTATTTCTGCTCATTTGTGGGGGAGACCCAGGACATGCTGCTCGCGCGCTTCGCCAACATTTCCAAGCAGCGCGTTGGACTGGAAAAGAGAAGCGTAGTGATGGGCTGTACAAGCAGCAGGAAGGCGAAAAGGCCTTCCGGCACGTGGATTGTGGATGGTATGGATCAGGTCAATAGCTATAAGCCAGCGCCGACGCCGGAACTGACAATCAAGAGCGCGCCGGTCGAGCCCAAGACTGGAAGAAATGAGCGGCTTACCCCTCCCTGTTAATCTGACGCTGAGAGATTGCTGGAGTGTCACTCACGAGGGCCTGGGGTCGTGTGGCTCGATCACCTGTCACCTGCTGTCATGACGACATGATGTCCTACGCCCTGGGCGTATGAACGGCCAGTCAACAGTGATGAGGACTACATAAAAACCCTTACAATATTGCCATGCGCCTACGTACCTTGGGGGGATTGTCCTTTGAAGGCAGCAGCTTGGGGCGTCCAAAACCACTGCTCCTACTGGCCTATCTCACCTTGGAAGGTCCGCGGCCCCGGCGTTTTCTGGGTGAATTGTTCTGGCCAGAGGCAAGTAACCCAGCAAACTCCCTTGCGGTCGCGGTGCGCCTGATTCGCCAGGCCGCGCCAGACGTTCTCCACGACGACGGCGTTCGCCTGTGGGTGGATCTACCGTGCGATGCCCTTGACTTTGAACAAGCCGTTCGTGCCAAGCAACTGGAAACGGCTTTTGCGCTTTATCAAGGTTCTTTTTTGGATGCGTCCGAACTCCCGGAATGGGGGACTGAGCTGGAAGAGTGGACGTATGCCAAGCGAGAGTCCCTGGCAGAAACCCTCCGTGAGCTTGCCCTGGCTTTCGCAGAGAGACAAGCTGCATTAGGCCACTTCGAACACTCAACCCTATGGGCAGAACGGTCTATTCAGGTGGCAGGCGCGCCGGACGCCATGCCAGAGTTCTGGCTGCGCCTCATGCCCCTCCTGGTGGCCGGTGAAAGCCCCCTCATGGAAGAGGCGCGGCAACGGGCCGCCGAGTGGGATTTGAAGTGGGACGGGAACATTGAAACGGCGCGTGCACGATTGCGCCAGAGTTTCCTTGGTCGAGAACTGGAGTTGACCCGGTTGCGCCACCAGCCAGCAGGACGCTGGGCTTGGATCAAAGGCGGCTCCGGCTTGGGCAAAAGTAGCTTACTGCGGCAACTGACGGGACTCCTTTTGCCTGCACGTTCAGGCCTGCCTTATGCCACGCTTGAGCCGCTCCTCAAGCAAGTGATTCAGCGTGGAGATGAGGCCATACTCCTGCGACACCTCGCTGCTCAGGATGGCGTCTGGCTGCTCGACCATTGGGAAAGCATGGATGAGGAGAGCCGCACGCTGTTGACGAAGCTGCGACATTTGGGCACACAGGCCACTGTGATTGTGACTTCCTGCGTAGAACCTCCCTTTTCTGTGGATGAACGCATGGAGCTTGGCCCGCTCACAGCGCAGGAACTTACGACCTACCCAGGCGCATTTGAGGCCACAGCAGGTCTGCCGAGCTTAGTGAATGCCTGGCTGCGTTCAGAACCTGTCGAAACAGCGTTGGATACCCGTATCCAGAGTCTGCCTTCTCACGCGCAGCACGTCTATGGGGCCCTGACCCTTCAGGAATCGCCGAATCTACCCCTCATTCGTCAGGCCCTTGACCTGACTGCCCCTGAGCTTGCCCTGGCCTTGGAATACCTCATGGACGCCGGCTTTATTGAGCCTTCTGGAGAGGTCCGGGGACAGAAGGCTGCGAGGCGTATTTTGGCTGCGCGACCCACACTGGAAGCTGACCTGGCCTTACGAATTGCCAGACAGCTGAATGCCTCCGCTGCCTTGCCCTTTTTCCAAAAGTCACGTGCCCTATGGGAGAAACAAGACCTACAGTCGGTGCAGAGGTCCTACCAAGCCTGGGCAGAGAAAGCCCTACAACGTGGCTTTCCTCTGAAGGCTGCTGAAGCCCTGAGTGAAGCCCCGCCAACCAAGTCCCTGACCCTCCTGCATGCCCGCGCTCTGGAACGGGCTGGACGGTTCAAAGAAGCGCTCCTCATACTGACCGACCTACCTACGGTTTCGGAGATCTCTGCCCTGAAAGGCGCGCTGTACTGGCGCCTTGGGCAACCAGACTTGGCGAGGCAACACGCAGAAGCCGCCCTCGAAGGCGAAGATGAGGCCAGGGCTGAAGGGTTCAACACCCTGGCCAATCTCGATTTTCAGCAGGGCGATTACGCCAGCGCGGAGAAGCGCTACCGGCGGGCTGCGACACTCTGGCAAACCCTTGGAGACAATGCCCGCTGGGCCGGGGTACTGAATAACCGGGCCGCAGCCCTGAGTGCAGCTGGCGAGGATGCCGAAGCTGCTTTTAGTGAGGCGCTGACAGCAGCGGGCGACAATCTGGTGATGCGCGCGCGCACAACGTTGAATCTGGGACAGGTGCGTGAGCAACGAGGGGATCAGGCCGGGGCAGTGCAGGCCTACCAGGACGCAGCCTCGTTGGCTGAGGACGCCGGCTCGCTGAACACTTCTGCCAAGGTTTGGAATAACCTCGGCGCTTTGTATCACCGAACCAACCAGACGGCAGAGGCCAAGCATGCCTACGAGCAGGCGTTGACGCTTGCCAAGAAGGGCGGAGAGAAGCTCTTGTTGGGGATGGTCCTGGCCAATATGGCCGAACTCACCGAGGACCAGGAAGCGTTCGAGGAAGCGTTGCGCTTGATTGAGAAGAGCGGCAATCCAGCCATTGTCGCGCGTTATCAAGCGGTCTATCAGGTGTTCATCGCTCGATCATCCCGAAGCGCGCAAACTTAACGCATGCCCTGGATATTCACTGAACTTAATGGGGTCGTGTTCTTGGAGGTAGAAGATGAAATTGTCAATCCAATGCTTGATCCTGCTTGGCTTGCTCTCCAGTTGTGGCGGAAACGGCCCCGTCGTTACCGGGCCACCAACCCTGAGTCTCAATCAGACCCAAGCGCTCTCAACTGAACGCATCACGGCGACCTTGACTGGCATCCCCGTTCAGGAGGCGCGGGTGTTTGTCGGTGACACAGCCGTGAATGTGATCTCGGCAACAGGGGAGACCATCATTTTCAGCTTGCCTTCTGGCGTGAGGCCAGGCCCGCAAGTGGTGCGCGTCGAGGCGAGAGGCCAGAGCTTCAGGCAGTCTCTGGAGGTGCTCGGGAAGGTTTCGACCACTGAAGTCGCGGTCTTCGTGAAAGCAGGCGTCACGGAAAGTGATTTCAAGGCCCGGCTGAACCAGCTCAACCTGGGGTTGACCCTCATTGATTTCAAACCCCTGGGGGGGCCAGGACCGTGCGCGAACACCTTAGCCCGGGTGGGTGTTCCGAGCGGCCAGAGCATCGGGAAGGTGCTGAGCGGGCTGAGGCAGGCCACTGAGGCGGACGTGATCCTCCAGGCAGATCCGGTGAGTATCTGGGATCTGGATGTCGACCATCTTGCCGCTGTTGGGGTTCCAGCAGCGCGTCAGCGGGGCCGGAGTGGTAAAGGCGTGACCATCGCCGTCCTGGATACGGGCGTCACCCGGAACCGGCATGTGGACCAGAATCTCCTCCCAGGGTATGACTTCGTGGACGAAGACTCCAATCCAGGAGATGCCTTCGATGACCCGGTCACGCCTGGCCTGGATGGTCACGGTACGCCGGCGGCTGTTCTCGCTGCTGGTATACAGTTTGGAGTTGCGCCTGAGGCGCTGGTTCTTCCCATTCGCATTGGGAGTGCGAATGGGCAAATTTTGTCGAGCCACGCGGTTCGGGGCGTCTGTTTCGCGTTGAAGACCGTGCCGCCTAAACAACTCGTATTGAATCTGAGTTTTGGTGGTGACACCCCCATGCAGGGACTGAAGAACGTCCTAGCTTACGCATTAGAGCAGCAAGTGCTGGTTGCTGCTGCAGCTGGAAATCAGGGGAGTGGCGGTCCGACACACTATCCTGCGGCGTTCGATCTGCCTGGATTGGTGGCCGTAGGTGCGCTCCAGATGCTTCCCACAGGAGAGTGGCGTCCCGCTTCGTTCAGTACACGCGGAGCCTACGTGGATATCGCTGCGCCGGGACAGGGTGTCAGCAGCAGCAGTCCTACCAGCAACATCCAGGAATACGAAGGGACGTCGTTTGCAACACCGCTCGTTACCGGTGCTCTGGCGTTGTGGCGACAAGCTTATCCAGAGGCCACACCAAGCGAGATCGAAAAGATGCTCAAAAGCAACGCCACCCCTATGCCTGCAAGTGCAGCGACAGATGTGGGCAGCGGCATGCTGAATCTTTCCAAAAGTCCCTAAAAAGTGCCAAATCAGTGATGGCATGAAAACAGGGGGAGGCCGTTTGCCTCCCCCTGTTTTCATGCCCAATCTGTTCGTCCGGTAGAGGGACTCGTACGGCCTCTATCTGCTCGTAAGGGGTCACTTGCGACAACATCATTCCCCCTGCATGTAAGGTCAGGATGGCGCACGCCACGGCGAAGGGCCGGCCCCGTTTGAAGGTACCCAGATAAAGCAGAATGGTCAGCACGAACAGCGCCAGTGTCACTTCAATGGGCATTGATATGGACATGACTTCTGGAGGCCGTGGCAGCATCAGGCGTCCGGCCCCAGAATGGTCGGCAGTGAATCCAGGCCTTGAGGAATAGGCGTCGAGCGCAGGCGGCCCGGCGCCTGGATAACCTGCGGCCAGTCGCTGACCTCCAGCACGTTCACGGTCACGTTCTCACTCTGGTCTTCAGCCACGATCTCCAGCACCAGCCGACGCCGACCATGACTGACGGCCCGGTGCCATAAACTCCCCATGTTCTCAGGCCACAGACTGGCGTACTGAGCGCCGGGCGCAACCGTCATCTGCTGATGCACTAGGCTGCTGGCCACCCTCTGCGCGTCGGCCTCGCTGTGCCCTGCACGCCTGAGCAGGTTCAGCAGCCGGTTGCGGTACTCCTCGGTAGACTTCATGCGTTCGGGGCCGGAGCCCATTCCAGCACGCGCTCAAACGGCAGCCAATCGGAACCGAACGAGTTGTAGTGTGCCACGGCGATGCGCCCGTCCGGATCAATCAGCAGCTCAGCGGGCATCCTCATCAGCTCCCCGTCGCTCTTCAGGGCTTTGGTGCCCATCATCTTGAAGCCCTGCACGATCGTGCTCAGGTTGCGCACGTCCAGGGTGCCGGCCACACTGTGCGTCAGGCCGTACTGATCGTAGGTCTCGTCGTTGGGGTCAGCCAGCACGGGGTAGGGCGGATGCTGGCGGCCAATGCCTTCCTGCAGATCTTCCAGGGTGCTGCCCCAGATGGAGAGGATCTGGACGCCGCGGCGCTTCATCTCGTCCGCCATGGTAATGATCTGCGCGTGGTGTGGGTTGCACAGAGCGCACGTGCTCTGACGGTTGAACGTTAACCACACGCGCTGGCCACGCAGGGCACTCAGGCGCACCTCGCCGCCGTGCAGGTCTGGGAGGATGAAGTCAGGCGCCATCTGGCCGGCCTGGAGTTTCGGCGAGACATTGTGCTCGACATCATTGGCCAGAGACCGCAAGGCGCCCAGGCCCATCAGGTAGCTGATGGTGCGCACGAGCAGATCCCACCGCATGGGAACCCGCTGTGCAATCTGGCCCAATGTCAGACCCCGGAGCGCCGCGCGGTACACCAGATCAATCGGCCCCCCTTCCGGCTCGATCTTGGATGCAAGAGGCGTCGCCACAAAGCGGTCTCCAGGCGTCATGGCTGCCTCATGGGCCCGGAGGGTTGCCGCACACTGGGCAGCCGCATGTACTCCGTCCTGAGCATTGCTGCTGCCCAGAAAACGCTTATGGGAAACGGCCTTGGGCAGGTGCAACTGCACGCTTGCATGTCGGCCAGCAAGGGGGACCAGGGCGGACAAGACCCTCTCGTGCGCCAGGGCATCCATCTCTTCCATGGAAAGGTAACGCCGCCTTACCAGGAGTTCCAGGGTATCAGGCACGCTCTGGCCGTCCTGATGGGCCTGTGTGATTGCTGTTGCTGGAACATCCTTGCTGCGCAGCAGTGTGCTCCAGTGGGGCGCGAGTGCGCTGATAATGCCGGTGATTTGGCCGTCGCAGATCTGCAGCTTGGTATTGAACTCTGGCGCGAGAAACGACAGGTGCAGTTCTGCAGGTTGCCGTTTGCTGGCAGCGCTGAGAACGGCTTGCATGGCAGAGGCAACGTGAGGAGTGGACACCTGGGTCATAAGTACAGTGTGGCGCGAGTCGCTAATAATTGCAAGTTTTTCCTATATCAAGAAAAAAGCGGCTCTAGGCCGCTGTGTATGTCCAAATTTTGCAAGCTTTTCTTAGAGGGTTAGGAAGTCAGCCACGTTCTGTTTCAGGACCCCATACCGTTCAAGTTTGCCCTGAACAAATGGCGCGGCCCGGTCCATAACCCCCCTCACATGCGCAGGCGTATTGATTCGAAAGGTCCCGATTGAGTTGTCCTCCAGTTGCTGCTGGAGAGATTCCGCTTGCCCAGTGGCCACCACGACAGCCACACCAAACCGAGCCTCCGACGACTTGGCACGGCCCTTGAAATCCATGACGAAGTAGGACAGAGAGTGGTGCGCCAAGACCTCCAGAACAGAGCGGAACATACCAGGGCTCGAGGTGTACGGCGCTCCCATCATCGTGATGGTGGACCAGTGGTTCCCTGCTTCATCTTCCAGAGCGCCATCAAACAGCTCCACCTTGGGATACTGGCTGGCGAGCAGATGGCAGGCCTGGGCGTCTGAAGCCACAAACCGCGCGTGTGGACCATTCAGACCCTGGAGCGCCAGATCCCGCAGACCAGCTGCTTCGCGCACACGACCCTCTGGCGTCAGGTGCCCAGCATTCACGTGAAGCAACAGGTACGCCTGGCTCTGACCGTTCACCGTGGCCAGCACCAAGCGCCCCGACAGGTCTCCAACCTCGTGGAGGAACGTGGTCACACGGTCGGCCTGTTCTTCCAGCGCCTCAGCACTTGGGGCCGGCTTCATCATCTGCATCGTGAGGCATACGGCCAGATGGCCGTCATCCATGACAGCCAGGCCTTGTTGGGCTGCTGGCGCCAGAAGCAATCCAGCATGGGGGACGTCGCTCACCATTTGTGCGGTGACGGCCGTACGCAGGAGAGGGCTGTGCGAGCGCCGGCGGACGGGGCGGAAGGTTGAGATAGAGGCCGCGCTGGTCATAGGGCTACCTTACAAACCCCTCTGAGGCACGCAGAGGCATTTGGAGACCTCAGGGCAAACCCCGTCAAAACCGTTGTGATTTAAGGCTTTCGTCCCCAATAATGAGTCACGGTCCATGACTGCTCCTGACGCCTCACTCAACTCCCTGGCTGCCCGGTACGTGGCACGCTATATGAGGTGTGCTGGGGACAGCTGTGAGTTATGGGTGGCCCGCAACGGCGACAATCTCGAAGACGCCCCCAACTTTCTGGCTGGGGAACGCTGGAGTGACATCGAGAG comes from Deinococcus aquaedulcis and encodes:
- a CDS encoding tetratricopeptide repeat protein, yielding MRLRTLGGLSFEGSSLGRPKPLLLLAYLTLEGPRPRRFLGELFWPEASNPANSLAVAVRLIRQAAPDVLHDDGVRLWVDLPCDALDFEQAVRAKQLETAFALYQGSFLDASELPEWGTELEEWTYAKRESLAETLRELALAFAERQAALGHFEHSTLWAERSIQVAGAPDAMPEFWLRLMPLLVAGESPLMEEARQRAAEWDLKWDGNIETARARLRQSFLGRELELTRLRHQPAGRWAWIKGGSGLGKSSLLRQLTGLLLPARSGLPYATLEPLLKQVIQRGDEAILLRHLAAQDGVWLLDHWESMDEESRTLLTKLRHLGTQATVIVTSCVEPPFSVDERMELGPLTAQELTTYPGAFEATAGLPSLVNAWLRSEPVETALDTRIQSLPSHAQHVYGALTLQESPNLPLIRQALDLTAPELALALEYLMDAGFIEPSGEVRGQKAARRILAARPTLEADLALRIARQLNASAALPFFQKSRALWEKQDLQSVQRSYQAWAEKALQRGFPLKAAEALSEAPPTKSLTLLHARALERAGRFKEALLILTDLPTVSEISALKGALYWRLGQPDLARQHAEAALEGEDEARAEGFNTLANLDFQQGDYASAEKRYRRAATLWQTLGDNARWAGVLNNRAAALSAAGEDAEAAFSEALTAAGDNLVMRARTTLNLGQVREQRGDQAGAVQAYQDAASLAEDAGSLNTSAKVWNNLGALYHRTNQTAEAKHAYEQALTLAKKGGEKLLLGMVLANMAELTEDQEAFEEALRLIEKSGNPAIVARYQAVYQVFIARSSRSAQT
- a CDS encoding S8 family peptidase, with translation MKLSIQCLILLGLLSSCGGNGPVVTGPPTLSLNQTQALSTERITATLTGIPVQEARVFVGDTAVNVISATGETIIFSLPSGVRPGPQVVRVEARGQSFRQSLEVLGKVSTTEVAVFVKAGVTESDFKARLNQLNLGLTLIDFKPLGGPGPCANTLARVGVPSGQSIGKVLSGLRQATEADVILQADPVSIWDLDVDHLAAVGVPAARQRGRSGKGVTIAVLDTGVTRNRHVDQNLLPGYDFVDEDSNPGDAFDDPVTPGLDGHGTPAAVLAAGIQFGVAPEALVLPIRIGSANGQILSSHAVRGVCFALKTVPPKQLVLNLSFGGDTPMQGLKNVLAYALEQQVLVAAAAGNQGSGGPTHYPAAFDLPGLVAVGALQMLPTGEWRPASFSTRGAYVDIAAPGQGVSSSSPTSNIQEYEGTSFATPLVTGALALWRQAYPEATPSEIEKMLKSNATPMPASAATDVGSGMLNLSKSP
- a CDS encoding peroxiredoxin-like family protein, translated to MTQVSTPHVASAMQAVLSAASKRQPAELHLSFLAPEFNTKLQICDGQITGIISALAPHWSTLLRSKDVPATAITQAHQDGQSVPDTLELLVRRRYLSMEEMDALAHERVLSALVPLAGRHASVQLHLPKAVSHKRFLGSSNAQDGVHAAAQCAATLRAHEAAMTPGDRFVATPLASKIEPEGGPIDLVYRAALRGLTLGQIAQRVPMRWDLLVRTISYLMGLGALRSLANDVEHNVSPKLQAGQMAPDFILPDLHGGEVRLSALRGQRVWLTFNRQSTCALCNPHHAQIITMADEMKRRGVQILSIWGSTLEDLQEGIGRQHPPYPVLADPNDETYDQYGLTHSVAGTLDVRNLSTIVQGFKMMGTKALKSDGELMRMPAELLIDPDGRIAVAHYNSFGSDWLPFERVLEWAPAPNA